The genomic region GACTGGGTGCCGGGGTCCAAAGGATCGGAGGCCATGATGTCCCAGTGGTCAAACACGCACTGGGGGAAGGCCTGGCCGGACGTCGCGGCCCTCAGGGTGCTCGAGAACCCGAAGGACTCGATGACGGGCAGGTAGGCCTTGATGTTGTAGAGTGGGGTACCTTGCCTCTGCATCTCCTCGAACACGTGCCCTCTCTTCTGATTCAGCACACCATAGATACCACCAAGTGCGTTCTCCGGGGCCTGGATCTCAACCAGGTACACGGGCTCCAGCAGCCTTGGCTTGGCAGTGAGCTGAGAAGCGTAAATGACCCTCCTCGCCGTTGGGATGACCTGACCACCACCCCTGTGAATAGCATCAGTGTGGAGAACAACATCACAGACCTCATAGCAGATGCCGCGCATGTTCTCCTCACATAGTGCTCCTTCTTTTGATGCCCACTGGAACCCAGCCACAACAGAGTCCTTGATTTCATTCAGGTACTGCACTCCCTTACACATGTCCACAACCATGTTGGGGCCAGTCGTCTCAGGTCCAAAGCACCAAATCTTCTTGGCGAGATCCTTGTCCCAACCAAACTCCTCAGACAGGATCTTGGAGCGCACCTTAGGATCATCACGCGGGCCAATGCGGCCATCATCAATAGCCTCAGCCAATCCCTCCTCCAATGGGCGAGCTTCCATGTAAAGACGGTTATGCTTGTTGGGGGACTTGCTCATAACGGTACGGCAGGACTTCTCCAGAACAGTCTCACGGAAGGAGACAACAGGAGGGGAAACAATAATTTCAGCACCACCCATGAAGTCATCCTGCAGATCCTTCAAGCAGATTTCAAGATGAAGCTCTCCAGCTCCAGCAATGATATGCTCACCAGACTCTTCAATGGTACAGAGAACCATAGGATCAGACTTGGCCAGACGCTTCAAACCCTCAACAAGCTTAGGAAGATCAGAAGCCACCTTGCACTGAACAGCAACACGTACAACAGGGGACACAGAGAACTTCATTGCCCTGATTGGGCAGGCATCAACTTCCTTCTCATTTGTCAGGGTTGCATTCTTGGTGATGAACTGATCCAAACCAACCAAAGCAACGGTGTTACCACAGGGAACATCCTCAACAGACTCTTGCTTCTTTCCCATCCAGATAACAGTCCGCTGGACACTCTTCACATATAGATCCTTCTTCTGGCCAGGAACAAAGTTGGGACCCATGATACGGACCTTCATGCCAGTTGCGACCCTCCCGGCGAAAACACGTCCAAAGGCAAAGAATCTACCCTTGTCAGATGCTGGAATCATCTTGGAGACATACAGCATAAGAGGACCTTCAGGGTCACAGTTTCTGATGGCATTTGCATATATGTCATCAAGGGGGCCCTCGTACAAGTTCTCCACACGATACCTCTGTGCCTTTGAAGGAGAGGGGAGGTGAAATATCATCATCTCAAGCAGAGCACGACTGGCAGGCAGCCAAGTTTGCATCACACGCTTCATGAGAGCCTTGCCCATCAAGTCCTTCTCA from Triticum aestivum cultivar Chinese Spring chromosome 4A, IWGSC CS RefSeq v2.1, whole genome shotgun sequence harbors:
- the LOC123087808 gene encoding elongation factor 2, yielding MVKFTAEELRGIMDKKNNIRNMSVIAHVDHGKSTLTDSLVAAAGIIAQEVAGDVRMTDTRADEAERGITIKSTGISLFYQMTPESLEMYKGDRDGDEYLINLIDSPGHVDFSSEVTAALRITDGALVVVDCIEGVCVQTETVLRQALGERIRPVLTVNKMDRCFLELQFEGEEAYQTFSRVIENANVIMATYEDVLLGDVQVYPEKGTVAFSAGLHGWAFTLTNFAKMYASKFGVDEVKMMERLWGENFFDPATKKWTSKNTGTATCKRGFVQFCYEPIKQIIATCMNDQKDKLWPMLKKLGVTMKNDEKDLMGKALMKRVMQTWLPASRALLEMMIFHLPSPSKAQRYRVENLYEGPLDDIYANAIRNCDPEGPLMLYVSKMIPASDKGRFFAFGRVFAGRVATGMKVRIMGPNFVPGQKKDLYVKSVQRTVIWMGKKQESVEDVPCGNTVALVGLDQFITKNATLTNEKEVDACPIRAMKFSVSPVVRVAVQCKVASDLPKLVEGLKRLAKSDPMVLCTIEESGEHIIAGAGELHLEICLKDLQDDFMGGAEIIVSPPVVSFRETVLEKSCRTVMSKSPNKHNRLYMEARPLEEGLAEAIDDGRIGPRDDPKVRSKILSEEFGWDKDLAKKIWCFGPETTGPNMVVDMCKGVQYLNEIKDSVVAGFQWASKEGALCEENMRGICYEVCDVVLHTDAIHRGGGQVIPTARRVIYASQLTAKPRLLEPVYLVEIQAPENALGGIYGVLNQKRGHVFEEMQRQGTPLYNIKAYLPVIESFGFSSTLRAATSGQAFPQCVFDHWDIMASDPLDPGTQSATLVTEIRKRKGLKEQMTPLSDFEDKL